DNA from Magnetococcus sp. PR-3:
GGCTTGTTGGCGTTTTTGCAGGGCAATTTGATCCTCTTTCACCCCTTCCATATAGGTCAAGCCAATCCAACCACCCAGCCCCGACAGAATAACCAGCCCAGCGCCCAGCATAATCCACTGGCGCTTGTTAAGCCGCTTAAGCAGACTGACCTTCTCTTCACTCTCCGATTCCGCAACCACCTCTGGGGCAGCATCTGCCGCAGAAGGAGAGACCTCATCCTCTGCTTTTTTACGCTGCAGGTTGCGCATCGCTTTGTAAATCACGCTCATGGGGTAGGCTCCGGCCTGCTCACAGCACGGTAACGCGCATCATGATAATCATCTCACGCGTCTGGTCACTGCTGGAGTCCGTAGAAAAGAGCCGGCCCAGCACGGGGATATCCCCCAGAACAGGCACACCGGTTTTGGTTGCGCTCTTCTCTTTATCAATCAAGCCACCCAAAAAGACCAGATCACCCGAACGGGTCTCCAGGATGGTACTCATCTCCTTAAGCTCTACCTCAGGCAAGGCGACCTGGTTTGCGGTACCCACCGTGACCAAGTCCAGGCTAGAGGCAGTTACATCACTTTTAATAGGATGAACCGTCATAATGATTTTGCCATCCTCTTTGATGAAAGGGGTTACACCAATCATCAAACCATCAAAGACGGTATTTACGGTCACATCGGTCTCAGTGGTTGCGCTGGTCCCCGTACCGGTGGTGGTGACCTCAGTCTCAGAGACATAGGTATTGCTGGTACCGACACTGATCATGGAGGGCTGACCATGGCGCGCACGAATGGTGGGGTTGGAGAGCACCTGCACATCACCAAACTGCTTTAACAGATCAACAATGGCCGCACCGCTGGAACCAGAAATGACCACCCCCAGCCCTGACGCTGCGGTCGATGTGGCAGGAAAGGTCACATCCGCCAGGTTAAAAGTACCACCACGCAAGCTGTTGCCGCTGCCAATCTCACCCGTGTATGTACCGCTCTGCCCGACCATGCTGGCGATACTTCCTTTAAAAGCCCACCAATCCACCCCCGCACGGTAGGTCTCACTCAGCGAGATCTCCATCACGCGGGTTTCAATTAAGACCTGACGGCCAATAACCTCTTTAAACTGATCCACCAACTTGGTTGCTGTCCGAATAACCGAAGGGCGGGCCTTCATGTGCAAGGTGCCGGTCATACGGTTAAGTGTATAGGTTTGGCCTTTGGTATCGTTGCTGTTCAGCAGGTTTTGAATGACCGGCTCAATGGCACCATAGGGGTTGGTAATGGCCCCGGACTGTCCCGTCACACGGTAAGCACCCGTGAGCTTACCTGAACCCGCACTACCGCCACCGGCACTCCCGAGCACATCCCCCCCAACCGAAAAGTTGGATGAATAGTTGGTTTCCAAAAATTCCAAGGGGTAGGTCATCTCCTGGAACATTTGAACACGCAAAATATTCCCATCGATATGGCCATAAAGGTCAGATAGGCGCAAAATTTCCCTAAACACCTGAGAAGCCGGCAGCTCACGGAAGGAGACGGTAATAACCGGGGGCTCCTCCAGCACCCGTGGCTCAATGAGCAGATTCATCCGCGTCATTTTGGCCAGGGCTTTGAGGATATGCCGCACATCCTCTTTATCCATCTCTAGACTAACTTTCAGATCATCCAGAGGGTTATACACCGGGGGCACAGGCAGGGGGGGGGGTGGGGCACGACGGGTAATTTCCAAATCCCGCTGAATCTGCTGAAGACGGTTATCCATATGCTGACCTTCTTTGGTCAACACTTTATGAATATCCCGTCCAGCTGTCATACCGGAACTAATAACCTTCATATCCCGCACCAGCTCACTGCGCTGGCGGGCCATATCATTAGACTCTAAAGCCAACGCCCTATGGGCTTGCTGCAAAATGGAGCCGGGCTTTTCAGTGGTTTTCTTATCTGCATCTTTTGCAGGAAAACCCAAGGATTGACAACCACTTAAAAGCAGCACCAAGCCCCACACCCAAATATTGAACCAACGAGCATTGCTCATCAAACGGATCCTTCAATCAGATCTAGCATTCTGCATATAAACAAACAAAGCTGCATCACTGGCCCAACCCAAGCTTGGCCCATTGTCGCTAACATAACACACTTGGCTATACAGCCCTATCAATCAAAGTGCATCTGTATGTAACAGATATAGGTTCACATACGACAGTTGCAGCCCATTTCCTCACTGCAAAATCCTCACCAAACTTGAAAGCCTTTAGACTTTGTCTCACAATTGGGTTTCCGTTGGGTTAAACCCACTCCATTTGCCATTAAAAACCGGGATCCAAACTGTGCTGTATCTGATCTATACCCTGCTGTTGGCACTGCTGGGCCTCTTGGTTTTGCCCTTTTTACTCTATCGTTATTGGACCACGCCCAAATATCGGGGAACCATACACCAAAGACTGGGCTTTTTGGACCCCCTATTACTTCAACAGGCCCTAAAAAAGCCGGTTGTGTGGCTGCATGCTGTCTCTGTAGGGGAAGCCATGGCCGCTCGGGATCTAAGCGCTCAACTGGCCCAGCGCTATCCCGATCATCTCCTGGTGGTTTCCACCGTGACCAAAACAGGCCGGCAAGTGGTGTTGGAGAAAATGCCCCACGTCCACCACCACCTCTACCTTCCCTTGGATTTTCCCTTTTGCATCAACCGGGTGATCAAAGTACTCAAACCCAAGCTCTGTATTGTGATGGAAACCGAGCTATGGCCCAATTTTTTCCGCGCCTTACACCAGAACCACTGCCCGATTGTGGTGGTAAATGGCCGTCTCTCTCCCCAATCGTTTAAGAGCTACCACAAGGCACGCTGGGCCATGCGTCCCTTTTTGGCCCCGGTTACCCATATGGCCATGCAGTCTGAACTGGACGCTCAGCGCATGCAGGCCATTGGGGGGGAGAGCCAACGGGTAAGTACAACGGGGAACCTTAAATATGATCAAGCGTTGCGCACCCCTTCGGAAGAAGAGATGGCCCAAAGAGAGGCCTGCTTAGGAGAGATCAACACCGCCGCACCGATCATTATGGCGGCCAGCACCCACCCCGGGGAGGAGCGTCTGGTGCTGGATGCCTTTATCAACCTGCGCCAACAGTACCCGGATCTGCGATTGATCCTTGCGCCACGCCATCCTGAACGGGCCTCTGAAGTGCGCAAGCTCATTGAGAGCAGCCAGCTAAGCTACCAAGCACTGACCCAGAACCAGGCCCCCTGGCAGCAGTCTGTTTTGTTGGTGGATACCATCGGCTGGTTAACCCGGCTCTATCCCCTATGCCAAGGGGTTTTTATGGGGGGCAGCTTAATCCCTAGGGGTGGGCAAAACATGCTGGAGCCATCCGCTTGCGGCATCCCTACTCTTTACGGACCCCACACCTTTAATTTCAGACACATTGCCCAGCAATTGGAAGAGGCCAAGGCCGCCATCCGCGTGGCCGATCAACCCACCCTCGAGCAAGGCTGGCATCGCTTGCTGAGTAACCCCGACCATCAACACCACATGGGGCAAGCGGCAAAAAGCGTGGTCGAGAGCAACACCGGCGCTTTGCAGCGCACCCTGGCACAAATTGAACAGATCTACCCTGGCACCACAACGGGGACGCGATCATGAAGCTGTTTCAACCGTTACTGCCGCTCCTTCATGGCCAACAAGCCCCCCATGGGATACTTCAGCAGCGGCTGCTCGCTCTGCTAGGCCTGCTGGGTCGCGGCTATGGCTGGTATATGCAGCAACGCCGACAAAACTACACCCAAGGTCAATCTGCCGCCTACACCCCCCCCTGCCCTGTGATCAGTGTCGGTAACCTGACCACAGGGGGAACAGGCAAGACCCCGCTCATACGCTGGC
Protein-coding regions in this window:
- the mshL gene encoding pilus (MSHA type) biogenesis protein MshL; translation: MSNARWFNIWVWGLVLLLSGCQSLGFPAKDADKKTTEKPGSILQQAHRALALESNDMARQRSELVRDMKVISSGMTAGRDIHKVLTKEGQHMDNRLQQIQRDLEITRRAPPPPLPVPPVYNPLDDLKVSLEMDKEDVRHILKALAKMTRMNLLIEPRVLEEPPVITVSFRELPASQVFREILRLSDLYGHIDGNILRVQMFQEMTYPLEFLETNYSSNFSVGGDVLGSAGGGSAGSGKLTGAYRVTGQSGAITNPYGAIEPVIQNLLNSNDTKGQTYTLNRMTGTLHMKARPSVIRTATKLVDQFKEVIGRQVLIETRVMEISLSETYRAGVDWWAFKGSIASMVGQSGTYTGEIGSGNSLRGGTFNLADVTFPATSTAASGLGVVISGSSGAAIVDLLKQFGDVQVLSNPTIRARHGQPSMISVGTSNTYVSETEVTTTGTGTSATTETDVTVNTVFDGLMIGVTPFIKEDGKIIMTVHPIKSDVTASSLDLVTVGTANQVALPEVELKEMSTILETRSGDLVFLGGLIDKEKSATKTGVPVLGDIPVLGRLFSTDSSSDQTREMIIMMRVTVL
- a CDS encoding 3-deoxy-D-manno-octulosonic acid transferase; translation: MLYLIYTLLLALLGLLVLPFLLYRYWTTPKYRGTIHQRLGFLDPLLLQQALKKPVVWLHAVSVGEAMAARDLSAQLAQRYPDHLLVVSTVTKTGRQVVLEKMPHVHHHLYLPLDFPFCINRVIKVLKPKLCIVMETELWPNFFRALHQNHCPIVVVNGRLSPQSFKSYHKARWAMRPFLAPVTHMAMQSELDAQRMQAIGGESQRVSTTGNLKYDQALRTPSEEEMAQREACLGEINTAAPIIMAASTHPGEERLVLDAFINLRQQYPDLRLILAPRHPERASEVRKLIESSQLSYQALTQNQAPWQQSVLLVDTIGWLTRLYPLCQGVFMGGSLIPRGGQNMLEPSACGIPTLYGPHTFNFRHIAQQLEEAKAAIRVADQPTLEQGWHRLLSNPDHQHHMGQAAKSVVESNTGALQRTLAQIEQIYPGTTTGTRS